In one window of Musa acuminata AAA Group cultivar baxijiao chromosome BXJ3-2, Cavendish_Baxijiao_AAA, whole genome shotgun sequence DNA:
- the LOC103976351 gene encoding pentatricopeptide repeat-containing protein At1g08070, chloroplastic-like, whose protein sequence is MIPYSQCIEHLSKYCTSVAKCKQAHAFLLRTALLDDPRCASKLISFLAVSPSGDLGYARRVFAQLRRPPDLFLWNAMIRGHARGPDPPAGLSFFRLMLRAGVAPDHHTYPFVLTACARSRALEHGMRFHGETIKAGLDTDVYVLNALLQLYTYCGCFGAAHQLFDGNPHRDVVSWNIIMRGYVLEGFSERALHLLEGMKDMGIKPDDVTLISLVSACSGSGDLDRGRSLHSYASELGLVTKSLNLGNAILDMYCKCGDLESAQSFFDEMEERDLLTWTTMVSGLAKWGSFQEALALFRSMQRNEVRPDEVILVTMLSVCAHMGALDQGKYIHLLMDRQGVNRDVVIETALVDMYAKCGGLEFALQVFEEMRDRNVFTWNAVIGGLAMHGHGRRALELFGRMNKERIVPDDVTFIGLLSACSHAGLVDEGLKYFRMMEEVYQIRPRMEHYGCVVDTLCRARLLQDALAFIESMPIRPNVVMWAGLIGACRAAGDIELAERLGQRVIELEPDICDRYVMLSNLYAGARRWDEALEVRQLMRAKGIEKAPGISWIELNGTVQEFVVGDRSHHQTEQIYMMVEEMWHRVKAAGHVTSTTDVLFNIEEEEKEHSLFFHSEKMAVAFGLMSSAPGSPIRITKNLRVCGDCHSFLKAVSEVFGREIIARDRSRFHHFRGGLCSCNDFW, encoded by the coding sequence ATGATCCCATACTCGCAATGCATCGAACACCTCTCCAAGTACTGCACCTCCGTCGCCAAATGTAAGCAAGCCCACGCCTTCCTCCTCCGCACCGCCCTCCTCGACGACCCACGATGCGCCAGCAAGCTCATCTCCTTCCTTGCCGTCTCCCCCTCCGGCGATCTCGGCTACGCCCGCAGGGTTTTCGCCCAGCTGCGGCGCCCTCCCGACCTCTTCCTATGGAACGCAATGATCCGCGGCCATGCCCGTGGCCCCGATCCGCCCGCCGGCCTCTCCTTCTTCCGCCTTATGCTCCGCGCCGGCGTCGCGCCAGATCACCATACGTACCCCTTCGTGCTCACGGCCTGCGCCCGCTCGCGCGCGCTCGAGCACGGGATGAGGTTCCACGGGGAGACCATCAAGGCTGGGCTCGACACTGACGTCTACGTGCTCAACGCATTGCTTCAGTTGTACACCTATTGCGGCTGCTTCGGAGCCGCTCACCAGTTGTTCGACGGAAACCCTCATAGAGATGTCGTGTCATGGAACATCATTATGAGAGGTTACGTCCTCGAAGGCTTTTCCGAGCGGGCACTGCATCTGTTAGAGGGGATGAAAGACATGGGCATCAAACCAGATGATGTCACGTTGATAAGTCTGGTGTCGGCTTGCTCTGGATCTGGTGATTTGGATCGAGGGCGATCGCTCCATTCGTATGCCAGTGAGCTCGGTCTGGTGACGAAGAGCCTCAATTTGGGGAACGCCATCCTGGACATGTATTGCAAGTGCGGAGACTTGGAGTCGGCACAGAGTTTCTTCGATGAGATGGAGGAGAGAGATCTGTTGACATGGACAACCATGGTATCCGGTCTGGCAAAATGGGGCTCGTTTCAGGAGGCATTGGCGTTGTTTCGAAGCATGCAGCGCAACGAGGTAAGGCCGGACGAGGTGATACTTGTGACGATGCTGTCTGTCTGTGCTCATATGGGAGCTCTGGACCAAGGCAAATACATTCACCTCTTGATGGACCGGCAGGGAGTCAACCGTGATGTTGTGATCGAAACTGCTCTGGTGGACATGTATGCAAAATGTGGGGGTCTAGAATTTGCTCTGCAGGTCTTCGAGGAGATGAGGGACAGGAATGTCTTCACTTGGAATGCAGTCATCGGCGGACTAGCGATGCATGGACATGGTCGACGTGCACTGGAGCTTTTCGGGAGGATGAACAAGGAGAGGATCGTGCCCGACGACGTCACCTTCATAGGACTACTATCCGCATGCAGCCATGCAGGATTGGTGGACGAGGGCCTTAAATATTTCAGGATGATGGAGGAGGTATACCAGATCAGGCCACGGATGGAGCACTATGGGTGTGTGGTGGATACGCTCTGTAGGGCGAGACTGCTGCAAGACGCTTTGGCATTCATAGAGAGCATGCCCATCAGACCAAATGTGGTTATGTGGGCAGGTCTCATTGGTGCTTGTAGGGCTGCCGGGGATATCGAGCTTGCAGAGAGGCTCGGTCAACGCGTCATCGAGTTGGAGCCTGACATCTGTGATCGATACGTGATGCTATCCAATCTTTATGCGGGTGCTCGAAGGTGGGACGAGGCCTTGGAGGTCAGGCAGCTGATGAGAGCCAAAGGAATCGAGAAAGCTCCGGGAATAAGTTGGATCGAGTTGAATGGGACAGTTCAAGAATTCGTCGTCGGCGATAGATCTCACCATCAAACAGAGCAAATCTACATGATGGTGGAAGAGATGTGGCACAGGGTTAAGGCAGCAGGCCATGTCACAAGCACTACGGATGTACTCTTTAAcatagaagaggaagagaaagagcacTCTCTGTTCTTCCACAGTGAGAAGATGGCTGTCGCATTTGGTTTGATGAGCAGTGCTCCTGGCTCGCCGATTcgaatcacgaagaatcttcgtgTGTGCGGCGATTGCCATTCTTTCCTAAAGGCTGTTTCCGAGGTTTTTGGTAGAGAGATCATTGCAAGGGATCGGAGTCGATTTCACCATTTCAGAGGAGGCCTTTGCTCATGCAATGACTTCTGGTAG
- the LOC135631050 gene encoding protein DETOXIFICATION 49-like, translating into MFVPDNPSSASPYRCDHHHNPHGFLTFPFVVDVQKPLTTVPPVLQPKPPNSVTLALIEAKSILSLALPMVLTGLLLYSRSMISMLFLGRLGDLPLAGGALAIGFANITGYSVLSGLAMGMEPICGQAFGAQRHRLLGLALHRTVLLLLFASLPIALLWFYIRPILLLLGQDPALAAAASAYLHASLPDLLLQSFLHPLRIYLRTQSITLPLTACAAISVALHLPISYLLVSVLRLGIGGVALASVWTNVNLVLFLVAYIYLSDLHRSTGGLSFSTECFRDWRPLLNLAVPSCVSVCLEWWWYEIMIILCGLLLNPQATVASMGILIQTTSLIYIFPSSLSFGVSTRVGNELGANRPDRARRAATVGLSCSFALGLFAFCFSVSVRHAWATMFTADSAILGLTSSVLPILGLCEFGNCPQTTGCGVLRGSARPSVGANVNLGSFYAVGMPVAVGLAFFTGLDFKGLWLGLLAAQTTCVLLMLLVIKRTDWITQAERAQQLTGVVSGAVNDALPSPPQKGMPVDHVDETGSLIIKIEQPSS; encoded by the coding sequence ATGTTCGTGCCTGACAACCCCAGCTCTGCTTCGCCGTACCGATGCGACCACCACCATAATCCTCATGGCTTCCTCACATTCCCCTTTGTCGTCGACGTCCAAAAGCCGCTGACCACCGTGCCGCCGGTCCTACAGCCGAAGCCCCCGAATTCCGTAACGTTGGCTCTTATAGAAGCCAAGTCCATTCTGAGCTTGGCCTTGCCGATGGTCCTCACCGGCCTGCTCCTCTATTCCCGGTCCATGATCTCCATGCTGTTTCTTGGTCGCCTCGGGGACCTGCCGCTCGCCGGAGGCGCCCTCGCCATCGGGTTCGCCAACATCACCGGCTATTCCGTCCTCTCGGGGCTCGCCATGGGCATGGAGCCCATATGCGGGCAGGCCTTCGGCGCGCAGCGCCACCGCCTCCTCGGCCTGGCGCTCCACCGcaccgtcctcctcctcctcttcgcttCCCTCCCCATCGCACTCCTCTGGTTCTACATCCgccccatcctcctcctcctcggccaaGACCCGGCGCTGGCCGCCGCCGCCAGCGCTTACCTCCACGCCTCCCTCCCCGACCTCCTCCTCCAGTCCTTCCTCCATCCCCTTCGCATCTACCTCCGCACCCAGTCCATCACTCTCCCTCTCACCGCATGCGCCGCGATCTCCGTCGCCCTCCACCTGCCCATCAGTTACCTCTTGGTCTCCGTCCTTCGCCTCGGCATCGGCGGCGTGGCGCTAGCCTCTGTTTGGACCAACGTCAATCTCGTACTCTTCCTCGTAGCTTATATCTACCTCTCGGACCTCCATCGCAGCACCGGCGGGCTTTCCTTCTCCACCGAGTGCTTCAGAGACTGGAGACCCCTCCTCAACCTGGCCGTGCCCAGCTGCGTCTCTGTGTGCTTGGAGTGGTGGTGGTACGAGATCATGATCATCCTGTGCGGCCTTCTCTTGAACCCGCAGGCCACCGTTGCCTCCATGGGCATTCTCATCCAGACTACCTCTCTCATTTACATTTTCCCTTCCTCGCTCAGCTTCGGCGTCTCGACTCGTGTCGGCAACGAGCTCGGTGCAAACCGACCCGACCGAGCAAGAAGAGCCGCCACCGTCGGCCTGTCATGCAGCTTCGCTCTCGGCCTCTTCGCCTTCTGCTTCTCCGTCTCGGTGCGCCACGCGTGGGCCACAATGTTCACCGCCGACTCAGCGATCCTCGGGCTCACCTCCTCCGTGCTGCCGATCCTCGGCCTGTGCGAGTTCGGGAACTGCCCGCAGACCACCGGGTGCGGGGTGCTGCGAGGCAGCGCCCGGCCAAGTGTCGGCGCCAACGTGAACCTGGGTTCCTTCTACGCCGTCGGGATGCCGGTCGCCGTCGGGCTCGCATTTTTCACCGGGctcgacttcaaagggctctggcTCGGGCTGCTGGCGGCGCAGACCACATGCGTCCTGCTAATGCTCCTAGTCATCAAGAGGACCGATTGGATCACGCAGGCGGAGCGGGCGCAGCAGCTCACCGGCGTGGTCAGCGGTGCAGTCAACGACGCGTTGCCGTCGCCGCCGCAGAAGGGCATGCCCGTGGATCACGTCGATGAGACTGGCAGCCTGATTATAAAGATTGAGCAGCCAAGTTCGTAG
- the LOC103975907 gene encoding uncharacterized protein LOC103975907 isoform X6, producing MDSGSHRLERDPTSCQNCLFSSESLYLSFQGNVHGGSSRLNNGHDRNMGEGNSSRMARVEQQLALDEALDRELQASENQLADTSFGEVTRIEASNITPAQSFTASAECNSASTSSQELQQWGETIGTESRGLPDESISLLQSSTYKAGLFSKKDKHNSMPSMR from the exons ATGGACTCCGGAAGTCACAGATTAGAGAGGGATCCCACCAGCTGTCAGAATTGTCTGTTTTCCTCG GAAAGCCTATATCTATCGTTCCAAGGAAATGTTCATGGTGGCAGTTCTAGGCTGAACAATGGTCATGATAGAAACATGGGAGAAGGAAATTCTTCAAGAATGGCTAGAGTTGAGCAACAGCTAGCTCTTGATGAGGCATTAGATAGAGAACTGCAGGCGTCAGAGAATCAGCTTGCTGATACTTCATTTGGTGAAGTTACCAGAATTGAAGCTAGTA ATATCACTCCTGCACAATCTTTCACCGCAAGTGCTGAGTGCAATTCTGCAAGCACATCTTCTCAG GAGTTGCAACAATGGGGTGAAACCATAGGTACTGAAAGCAGAGGATTACCAGATGAGTCGATTTCCTTATTGCAATCTTCAACATACAAAGCAGGGTTATTTTCCAAAAAAGACAAACATAACA GCATGCCCAGTATGCGATGA
- the LOC103975907 gene encoding uncharacterized protein LOC103975907 isoform X2, whose translation MDSGSHRLERDPTSCQNCLFSSYIAIMVQNVPAPYVVEENFGGYFHDHDDLALVEELQDQESLYLSFQGNVHGGSSRLNNGHDRNMGEGNSSRMARVEQQLALDEALDRELQASENQLADTSFGEVTRIEANITPAQSFTASAECNSASTSSQELQQWGETIGTESRGLPDESISLLQSSTYKAGLFSKKDKHNSMPSMR comes from the exons ATGGACTCCGGAAGTCACAGATTAGAGAGGGATCCCACCAGCTGTCAGAATTGTCTGTTTTCCTCG TACATCGCCATCATGGTACAGAATGTCCCAGCACCTTATGTGGTGGAAGAAAATTTTGGAGGTTATTTCCATGATCACGATGACCTTGCATTAGTTGAGGAGCTTCAGGATCAG GAAAGCCTATATCTATCGTTCCAAGGAAATGTTCATGGTGGCAGTTCTAGGCTGAACAATGGTCATGATAGAAACATGGGAGAAGGAAATTCTTCAAGAATGGCTAGAGTTGAGCAACAGCTAGCTCTTGATGAGGCATTAGATAGAGAACTGCAGGCGTCAGAGAATCAGCTTGCTGATACTTCATTTGGTGAAGTTACCAGAATTGAAGCTA ATATCACTCCTGCACAATCTTTCACCGCAAGTGCTGAGTGCAATTCTGCAAGCACATCTTCTCAG GAGTTGCAACAATGGGGTGAAACCATAGGTACTGAAAGCAGAGGATTACCAGATGAGTCGATTTCCTTATTGCAATCTTCAACATACAAAGCAGGGTTATTTTCCAAAAAAGACAAACATAACA GCATGCCCAGTATGCGATGA
- the LOC103975907 gene encoding uncharacterized protein LOC103975907 isoform X1, translating into MDSGSHRLERDPTSCQNCLFSSYIAIMVQNVPAPYVVEENFGGYFHDHDDLALVEELQDQESLYLSFQGNVHGGSSRLNNGHDRNMGEGNSSRMARVEQQLALDEALDRELQASENQLADTSFGEVTRIEASNITPAQSFTASAECNSASTSSQELQQWGETIGTESRGLPDESISLLQSSTYKAGLFSKKDKHNSMPSMR; encoded by the exons ATGGACTCCGGAAGTCACAGATTAGAGAGGGATCCCACCAGCTGTCAGAATTGTCTGTTTTCCTCG TACATCGCCATCATGGTACAGAATGTCCCAGCACCTTATGTGGTGGAAGAAAATTTTGGAGGTTATTTCCATGATCACGATGACCTTGCATTAGTTGAGGAGCTTCAGGATCAG GAAAGCCTATATCTATCGTTCCAAGGAAATGTTCATGGTGGCAGTTCTAGGCTGAACAATGGTCATGATAGAAACATGGGAGAAGGAAATTCTTCAAGAATGGCTAGAGTTGAGCAACAGCTAGCTCTTGATGAGGCATTAGATAGAGAACTGCAGGCGTCAGAGAATCAGCTTGCTGATACTTCATTTGGTGAAGTTACCAGAATTGAAGCTAGTA ATATCACTCCTGCACAATCTTTCACCGCAAGTGCTGAGTGCAATTCTGCAAGCACATCTTCTCAG GAGTTGCAACAATGGGGTGAAACCATAGGTACTGAAAGCAGAGGATTACCAGATGAGTCGATTTCCTTATTGCAATCTTCAACATACAAAGCAGGGTTATTTTCCAAAAAAGACAAACATAACA GCATGCCCAGTATGCGATGA
- the LOC103975907 gene encoding uncharacterized protein LOC103975907 isoform X3, translating to MDSGSHRLERDPTSCQNCLFSSYIAIMVQNVPAPYVVEENFGGYFHDHDDLALVEELQDQESLYLSFQGNVHGGSSRLNNGHDRNMGEGNSSRMARVEQQLALDEALDRELQASENQLADTSFGEVTRIEASNITPAQSFTASAECNSASTSSQELQQWGETIGTESRGLPDESISLLQSSTYKAGLFSKKDKHNNV from the exons ATGGACTCCGGAAGTCACAGATTAGAGAGGGATCCCACCAGCTGTCAGAATTGTCTGTTTTCCTCG TACATCGCCATCATGGTACAGAATGTCCCAGCACCTTATGTGGTGGAAGAAAATTTTGGAGGTTATTTCCATGATCACGATGACCTTGCATTAGTTGAGGAGCTTCAGGATCAG GAAAGCCTATATCTATCGTTCCAAGGAAATGTTCATGGTGGCAGTTCTAGGCTGAACAATGGTCATGATAGAAACATGGGAGAAGGAAATTCTTCAAGAATGGCTAGAGTTGAGCAACAGCTAGCTCTTGATGAGGCATTAGATAGAGAACTGCAGGCGTCAGAGAATCAGCTTGCTGATACTTCATTTGGTGAAGTTACCAGAATTGAAGCTAGTA ATATCACTCCTGCACAATCTTTCACCGCAAGTGCTGAGTGCAATTCTGCAAGCACATCTTCTCAG GAGTTGCAACAATGGGGTGAAACCATAGGTACTGAAAGCAGAGGATTACCAGATGAGTCGATTTCCTTATTGCAATCTTCAACATACAAAGCAGGGTTATTTTCCAAAAAAGACAAACATAACA ATGTGTGA
- the LOC103975907 gene encoding uncharacterized protein LOC103975907 isoform X7, whose product MDSGSHRLERDPTSCQNCLFSSYIAIMVQNVPAPYVVEENFGGYFHDHDDLALVEELQDQESLYLSFQGNVHGGSSRLNNGHDRNMGEGNSSRMARVEQQLALDEALDRELQASENQLADTSFGEVTRIEASNITPAQSFTASAECNSASTSSQWEEKKILN is encoded by the exons ATGGACTCCGGAAGTCACAGATTAGAGAGGGATCCCACCAGCTGTCAGAATTGTCTGTTTTCCTCG TACATCGCCATCATGGTACAGAATGTCCCAGCACCTTATGTGGTGGAAGAAAATTTTGGAGGTTATTTCCATGATCACGATGACCTTGCATTAGTTGAGGAGCTTCAGGATCAG GAAAGCCTATATCTATCGTTCCAAGGAAATGTTCATGGTGGCAGTTCTAGGCTGAACAATGGTCATGATAGAAACATGGGAGAAGGAAATTCTTCAAGAATGGCTAGAGTTGAGCAACAGCTAGCTCTTGATGAGGCATTAGATAGAGAACTGCAGGCGTCAGAGAATCAGCTTGCTGATACTTCATTTGGTGAAGTTACCAGAATTGAAGCTAGTA ATATCACTCCTGCACAATCTTTCACCGCAAGTGCTGAGTGCAATTCTGCAAGCACATCTTCTCAG tgggaagagaagaagatattGAACTAG
- the LOC103975907 gene encoding uncharacterized protein LOC103975907 isoform X4: MDSGSHRLERDPTSCQNCLFSSYIAIMVQNVPAPYVVEENFGGYFHDHDDLALVEELQDQESLYLSFQGNVHGGSSRLNNGHDRNMGEGNSSRMARVEQQLALDEALDRELQASENQLADTSFGEVTRIEASNITPAQSFTASAECNSASTSSQVLRIIPSVPYQNVDCVFEIKFLLLMMHKWEEKKILN, encoded by the exons ATGGACTCCGGAAGTCACAGATTAGAGAGGGATCCCACCAGCTGTCAGAATTGTCTGTTTTCCTCG TACATCGCCATCATGGTACAGAATGTCCCAGCACCTTATGTGGTGGAAGAAAATTTTGGAGGTTATTTCCATGATCACGATGACCTTGCATTAGTTGAGGAGCTTCAGGATCAG GAAAGCCTATATCTATCGTTCCAAGGAAATGTTCATGGTGGCAGTTCTAGGCTGAACAATGGTCATGATAGAAACATGGGAGAAGGAAATTCTTCAAGAATGGCTAGAGTTGAGCAACAGCTAGCTCTTGATGAGGCATTAGATAGAGAACTGCAGGCGTCAGAGAATCAGCTTGCTGATACTTCATTTGGTGAAGTTACCAGAATTGAAGCTAGTA ATATCACTCCTGCACAATCTTTCACCGCAAGTGCTGAGTGCAATTCTGCAAGCACATCTTCTCAGGTACTTCGGATCATACCTAGTGTTCCTTATCAGAATGTTGATTGTGTAtttgaaattaaattcttgctaCTGATGATGCACAAGtgggaagagaagaagatattGAACTAG
- the LOC103975907 gene encoding uncharacterized protein LOC103975907 isoform X5 encodes MDSGSHRLERDPTSCQNCLFSSYIAIMVQNVPAPYVVEENFGGYFHDHDDLALVEELQDQESLYLSFQGNVHGGSSRLNNGHDRNMGEGNSSRMARVEQQLALDEALDRELQASENQLADTSFGEVTRIEANITPAQSFTASAECNSASTSSQVLRIIPSVPYQNVDCVFEIKFLLLMMHKWEEKKILN; translated from the exons ATGGACTCCGGAAGTCACAGATTAGAGAGGGATCCCACCAGCTGTCAGAATTGTCTGTTTTCCTCG TACATCGCCATCATGGTACAGAATGTCCCAGCACCTTATGTGGTGGAAGAAAATTTTGGAGGTTATTTCCATGATCACGATGACCTTGCATTAGTTGAGGAGCTTCAGGATCAG GAAAGCCTATATCTATCGTTCCAAGGAAATGTTCATGGTGGCAGTTCTAGGCTGAACAATGGTCATGATAGAAACATGGGAGAAGGAAATTCTTCAAGAATGGCTAGAGTTGAGCAACAGCTAGCTCTTGATGAGGCATTAGATAGAGAACTGCAGGCGTCAGAGAATCAGCTTGCTGATACTTCATTTGGTGAAGTTACCAGAATTGAAGCTA ATATCACTCCTGCACAATCTTTCACCGCAAGTGCTGAGTGCAATTCTGCAAGCACATCTTCTCAGGTACTTCGGATCATACCTAGTGTTCCTTATCAGAATGTTGATTGTGTAtttgaaattaaattcttgctaCTGATGATGCACAAGtgggaagagaagaagatattGAACTAG
- the LOC103975906 gene encoding uncharacterized protein LOC103975906 codes for MFGSRVSGRVLCAAARSESSAASSAAAASSAASTSVRKAQNPLEEFFEVDRSTDEEKPVIYGRSWKASELRLKSWDDLQKLWYVLLKEKNMLMTQRQMLHAQNLRFPNQERIPKARKSMCRIKHVLTERAIAEPDPRRSAEMKRMINAL; via the exons ATGTTCGGGTCCAGGGTTTCGGGCAGAGTGCTTTGCGCCGCTGCCAGGTCGGAGTCTTCTGCAGCTTCTTCTGCTGCTGCCGCCTCTTCCGCTGCTTCAACTTCGGTTAGGAAGGCACAGAATCCGCTTGAGGAGTTCTTTGAGGTGGACAGAAGCACGGATGAAGAAAAACCCGTCATTTATG GTCGCAGTTGGAAGGCTTCTGAATTGCGTCTTAAATCTTGGGATGATCTTCAGAAGCTGTGGTATGTCCTTTTAAAGGAAAAGAACATGTTGATGACTCAACGCCAAATGCTTCATGCTCAAAACCTTCGGTTTCCTAACCAAGAACGTATTCCAAAG GCAAGGAAGTCGATGTGTCGAATAAAGCATGTGTTAACCGAGAGAGCCATTGCAGAACCTGATCCAAGGAGGTCTGCAGAAATGAAGAGGATGATAAATGCCTTGTGA
- the LOC135631229 gene encoding dof zinc finger protein 1-like, whose amino-acid sequence MVDSHCMRVQAAMDKMASLMCHRRITHHHFSLLSTSSHVPVLVLGLLPPLLPVVLWCLGSSVELCMDTTQWPQGVGMMMMMPMVDFAPSATTATAASNTCTGTRAQLTESTRPRSHKEQALNCPRCNSTNTKFCYYNNYSLTQPRYFCKTCRRYWTEGGSLRNVPVGGGSRKNKRSSHSSATASTTTTTKSTSSIASALTTASTSKKFPADLIPPSISLSASSEAPKYYERQDLSLAFRQHGLPEYNDYPNLETSSANSSSGALSAMDLLRGGMTTRGLGSFMPMPEYPTGFGLQEFRPPTLNFDLDGTAGESRSLPGMQVSTSGKLLFPFGDVKPAVPSNMFAEQFEKNKGQASDPPAFWNGIIGGGGRGGGSW is encoded by the exons ATGGTTGACTCGCACTGTATGCGCGTCCAGGCAGCAATGGACAAAATGGCTAGTTTAATGTGTCACAGAAGAATCACCCACCACCATTTCTCTCTTTTGAGCACCAGCAGCCACGTCCCAGTCCTCGTGTtaggtcttcttcctcctctcctccctgTTGTTCTTTGGTGTCTTGGATCATCTGTGGAGCTTTGCATGGATACTACCCAGTGGCCTCAG GGCGtagggatgatgatgatgatgcccaTGGTGGATTTTGCTCCCTCCGCCACAACCGCCACTGCTGCAAGCAACACATGCACGGGAACCAGAGCACAGCTGACGGAGAGTACGAGGCCAAGGTCGCACAAGGAGCAGGCCCTCAACTGCCCCCGGTGCAActccaccaacaccaagttctgctactacaacaactacagcctCACCCAGCCCAGGTACTTCTGCAAGACCTGTAGGAGGTATTGGACTGAGGGTGGATCCCTAAGGAATGTCCCTGTGGGTGGTGGCTCGAGAAAGAACAAGCGGTCCTCCCACTCCTCCGCCACCGCctcgaccaccaccaccacaaagTCCACCTCCTCCATCGCATCAGCATTAACAACCGCCTCAACTTCCAAGAAGTTCCCCGCTGACCTCATCCCTCCATCGATCTCACTCTCCGCCAGCTCTGAAGCTCCCAAGTATTACGAGAGACAGGATCTCAGTCTGGCCTTCCGACAGCATGGCCTTCCTGAGTACAATGACTACCCCAACCTGGAAACCAGCAGTGCCAACAGCAGCAGCGGTGCTCTGTCTGCCATGGATCTACTGAGGGGTGGGATGACTACAAGAGGCCTCGGGTCTTTCATGCCGATGCCGGAATACCCTACTGGATTCGGATTGCAGGAATTCAGGCCACCTACTCTTAATTTCGATTTGGATGGAACTGCCGGAGAGAGCAGGAGCTTGCCCGGAATGCAGGTAAGTACCAGCGGTAAGCTGCTGTTTCCCTTTGGGGACGTGAAGCCGGCTGTCCCTTCAAACATGTTCGCAGAGCAGTTTGAGAAGAATAAGGGGCAAGCTAGCGACCCTCCTGCGTTTTGGAATGGTATcattggaggaggaggaagaggaggaggctcATGGTAG